From Humisphaera borealis, the proteins below share one genomic window:
- a CDS encoding VWA domain-containing protein, which produces MQSSNRRCLALSVSLLVSLLSHPVFAAAIELGKTVPVRAETGNRAVAVTIRNAGLADTYGDTKAADGRLFLIISTQWENVLPVKITAENKSIPTGYKIPDLAEHVYLVVDGRKVARVAPATAKLPGHLKTRDFDLPALGDTAKGNLIFDVPKDLALSASQFSLHYYDLTHGHFFVQIAGTPPASPLKPIGIARSNQVMEAGVFAIKRDTELAGRKAPAGMTYVTIDFRAESTFKADADATAFDPTASPGSKIRKAIFTDWAEWQKYVSLLVDGQYAYAVDTELSDLPVIPRLLPEVKTGGSMVFLAPAEAKGTELKLSFPGARSGTQIIRPTAIDLFVDGNYIRPAKRDALLAINDDLFKVAIVGQTALETFADVKPTKGRFLVLDVEVQNTGRQGEFFQVKDQLKLVDEQGAQLAVSDATFAGIRRPTPLVYIPSGEQRAFQVVYDVAAALAKPRLAYAGISMAKVFDLQPIAGAGADPAVAASQPANQPGGGRPATGPAVAGTTTPPVKPITPPQVTKKSELPARVTAKQPAKPMGLAAAGLTPEQVNAAIDRGAAFLWKALEKDTKDFKNGNQFTAQQALMLLALVHSDHHKKNPACDAAVRMFLDGADPVSLGTYAAGVYLMIAEHFGDAMYMPKVRNATRYLIESQGKGGTWGYGGNRDRKFYAETPPDLSDPLSIVGGKPTEGPGSDEAVMTRISKPEAGEDGDNSVTQYAILGLHSAARMGLKIPPELWKKTYDTVKSWQQEDGGFGYHGDRSYGSMTCAGVGTLTLCRYHMGEKEPGVDEIIERGIGWLDVKFSVTQNPENSDSWLYYYLYGMERVGRILDTEYIGDNEWYPFGAKMLVSKQMDDGSWIHTGQEADPPLPTSFALLFLTRATPNLTIAKKEGPGTLKTEVTTPPMNRIYIIMDASGSMLEEMGGRQKFAIAQDAVIALIESLPENSEVALRAYGYRKRAIEKDADLDTALILPMAKLDKKKVIDIVRGLRCRGKTPLATSLTQTAQDLAGAKDKTKPITLVLLTDGGEDTMPRQNPVKAAEAIAKLPGVSFQVVGFDINRQDWSEQLLATARAGNGQYLPAAQADILLAKLQTAIFRTPEQWVISDRNGKEVARGLFGQSAKLSPGQYTVTTTMAGIEFKRQAWVNANSTTVARFDPVKIDFSKAPTTPTATTPVPPPVTPVQPPPVQPPPVQATATSPATAPAAVTPARPKFCTNCGKPLTIGAKFCTNCGAKTGG; this is translated from the coding sequence ATGCAATCATCCAACAGACGCTGCCTTGCCCTTTCCGTCAGTCTCTTGGTGTCGCTGCTTTCTCACCCTGTTTTCGCCGCGGCGATCGAGCTGGGTAAGACCGTTCCCGTTCGGGCAGAGACGGGCAATCGCGCCGTCGCTGTCACCATTCGCAATGCCGGCCTCGCCGACACTTACGGCGACACCAAGGCCGCCGACGGCAGGCTGTTTCTGATCATCAGCACGCAGTGGGAGAACGTCCTGCCGGTCAAGATAACAGCGGAGAACAAGAGCATTCCGACTGGGTATAAAATTCCCGATCTGGCCGAGCATGTTTATCTCGTCGTCGACGGTCGCAAGGTCGCCCGGGTCGCCCCGGCGACGGCGAAACTGCCCGGCCATCTCAAGACCCGCGATTTCGATCTGCCCGCCCTGGGGGACACCGCCAAGGGAAACCTGATCTTCGACGTGCCGAAGGATCTGGCCCTGTCGGCGAGCCAGTTTTCGCTGCACTACTACGACCTGACGCACGGCCACTTCTTCGTGCAGATCGCCGGCACACCACCGGCGTCGCCGCTCAAGCCCATCGGCATCGCTCGCAGCAACCAGGTGATGGAGGCCGGCGTGTTCGCCATCAAGCGCGACACCGAGCTGGCCGGCCGCAAGGCACCGGCGGGCATGACGTACGTCACGATCGATTTTCGCGCTGAAAGCACCTTCAAGGCCGACGCCGACGCCACCGCGTTCGATCCCACCGCCAGTCCCGGCAGCAAGATCCGCAAGGCGATCTTCACCGACTGGGCTGAGTGGCAGAAATACGTGAGCCTGCTGGTCGACGGCCAGTACGCCTACGCGGTGGATACCGAACTCTCCGATCTTCCGGTCATTCCACGCCTGCTGCCGGAAGTGAAGACCGGCGGATCGATGGTTTTTCTCGCACCCGCCGAAGCCAAGGGAACGGAACTGAAGTTGAGCTTCCCCGGCGCGCGCAGCGGCACGCAGATCATCCGGCCGACCGCGATCGACCTGTTCGTCGATGGCAATTACATCCGCCCCGCCAAGCGCGATGCCCTGCTGGCGATCAATGATGACCTGTTCAAGGTCGCGATCGTCGGCCAGACAGCACTAGAGACTTTCGCCGACGTGAAGCCAACCAAGGGCCGATTCCTGGTGCTGGATGTAGAGGTGCAGAACACCGGCCGGCAAGGCGAGTTCTTCCAGGTAAAAGACCAGCTCAAGCTGGTGGACGAGCAGGGCGCTCAGCTTGCGGTCAGTGATGCGACATTCGCCGGTATCCGTCGGCCCACGCCGCTGGTCTACATTCCCTCCGGCGAGCAGCGGGCGTTTCAGGTTGTCTACGATGTGGCCGCCGCACTCGCCAAGCCGCGACTGGCGTACGCAGGTATCTCGATGGCGAAGGTGTTCGATCTGCAACCGATCGCCGGGGCAGGCGCCGACCCCGCAGTCGCCGCTTCGCAACCCGCGAACCAGCCCGGCGGCGGCAGGCCCGCCACCGGCCCCGCGGTCGCCGGAACGACGACACCGCCGGTCAAGCCGATCACGCCGCCGCAGGTGACAAAGAAGTCCGAGCTTCCGGCGCGGGTGACGGCGAAGCAGCCCGCCAAGCCGATGGGGCTCGCGGCCGCCGGCCTGACACCCGAGCAGGTCAATGCCGCGATCGACCGCGGTGCGGCCTTCCTGTGGAAAGCACTGGAGAAGGACACCAAGGACTTCAAGAACGGCAACCAGTTCACCGCCCAGCAAGCGCTCATGCTTCTGGCGCTGGTCCACAGCGACCATCACAAGAAGAATCCTGCGTGCGATGCTGCGGTGCGAATGTTCCTGGATGGCGCTGACCCGGTCTCCCTGGGCACCTATGCCGCCGGCGTCTACCTGATGATCGCCGAGCACTTCGGCGACGCGATGTACATGCCGAAAGTCCGCAACGCAACGAGGTACCTGATCGAATCGCAGGGCAAGGGAGGCACCTGGGGCTATGGCGGCAATCGCGACCGCAAGTTCTACGCCGAAACGCCGCCGGACCTGTCGGACCCGCTCAGCATCGTCGGCGGCAAGCCGACCGAAGGCCCCGGCTCCGACGAAGCCGTGATGACCCGCATCAGCAAGCCCGAGGCCGGCGAAGACGGCGACAACTCCGTAACGCAATACGCCATACTGGGCCTGCATTCCGCCGCCCGCATGGGCCTGAAGATCCCCCCGGAACTCTGGAAGAAAACCTACGACACCGTGAAATCCTGGCAACAGGAAGACGGCGGCTTCGGCTACCACGGCGACCGGTCGTATGGCTCGATGACCTGTGCCGGCGTCGGCACACTCACCCTCTGCCGTTATCACATGGGCGAAAAAGAGCCCGGCGTCGACGAGATCATCGAGCGCGGCATCGGCTGGCTGGACGTCAAGTTTTCGGTCACGCAGAACCCGGAGAACAGCGATAGCTGGCTCTACTACTATCTCTACGGCATGGAGCGCGTCGGCCGGATCCTCGACACCGAATACATCGGCGACAACGAGTGGTACCCCTTTGGCGCCAAGATGCTGGTGTCGAAGCAGATGGACGATGGAAGCTGGATTCACACCGGCCAGGAGGCCGACCCGCCGTTGCCGACGAGCTTCGCGTTGCTCTTCCTCACACGGGCCACACCGAACCTGACGATCGCAAAGAAGGAAGGCCCCGGCACACTGAAGACTGAAGTGACCACCCCGCCGATGAACCGCATCTACATCATTATGGATGCGTCGGGCTCGATGCTGGAAGAGATGGGCGGCCGGCAGAAGTTCGCGATCGCCCAGGACGCGGTGATTGCGCTGATCGAATCACTCCCTGAGAACAGCGAGGTCGCGCTGCGTGCCTACGGCTACCGCAAGCGAGCGATCGAGAAGGACGCCGACCTGGATACGGCGCTCATCCTTCCGATGGCGAAGCTCGACAAGAAGAAGGTGATCGACATCGTCCGCGGCTTGCGCTGCCGCGGCAAAACGCCACTGGCCACCAGTCTCACACAGACGGCGCAGGACCTGGCCGGCGCGAAGGACAAGACCAAGCCGATCACGCTGGTGCTACTGACCGATGGCGGCGAAGACACGATGCCGCGGCAGAACCCGGTGAAAGCCGCCGAGGCGATCGCCAAGCTTCCCGGCGTCAGCTTCCAGGTCGTCGGCTTCGACATCAACCGCCAGGACTGGAGCGAGCAGTTGCTCGCGACGGCCCGGGCCGGCAACGGCCAGTACCTGCCGGCGGCGCAGGCGGACATCCTGCTGGCGAAATTGCAGACCGCGATTTTCCGCACGCCCGAGCAGTGGGTCATCTCCGACAGGAACGGCAAGGAGGTCGCCCGCGGCCTGTTCGGCCAGAGCGCCAAGCTGTCACCGGGGCAATACACGGTGACGACAACGATGGCCGGCATCGAGTTCAAACGGCAGGCGTGGGTGAACGCCAACTCGACGACGGTGGCCCGGTTCGATCCGGTGAAGATCGACTTCAGCAAAGCGCCGACGACACCCACAGCGACAACGCCGGTACCGCCGCCGGTGACGCCAGTCCAGCCTCCACCCGTCCAACCCCCGCCCGTGCAGGCAACGGCCACGTCGCCTGCAACCGCGCCCGCCGCGGTGACGCCGGCCAGGCCGAAATTCTGCACCAACTGCGGCAAGCCGCTGACCATCGGCGCGAAGTTCTGCACGAACTGCGGAGCGAAGACGGGCGGGTAA
- a CDS encoding VIT1/CCC1 transporter family protein, with translation MPTALPERSTDRLLDPMDRISEVLFGLIMVLGFTGSLSAAEAGQAAVRTMLFGAIGCNLAWGLIDAVMFLMACLSEKGQTLRTWRAVRAATNASEGQQAIAKALPAAAASLLRPAELELMRQRVHELAEPPPYPRLRKDDWLGAAAIFALVFVSTFPVVLPFLFMSHPANAIRLSNGIAIALLFVTGYSFGKCAALRPVRTGVTMVLLGTAMVGLTMALGG, from the coding sequence ATGCCTACTGCCCTGCCCGAAAGATCGACCGATCGCCTCCTCGATCCGATGGACCGCATCTCCGAAGTGCTCTTCGGCCTGATCATGGTCTTGGGATTCACTGGCTCGCTCAGCGCGGCCGAGGCGGGCCAGGCGGCGGTGCGCACCATGCTGTTCGGGGCGATCGGGTGCAATCTGGCGTGGGGACTGATCGACGCCGTGATGTTCCTGATGGCCTGCCTCAGCGAAAAGGGACAGACCCTGCGTACCTGGCGTGCGGTGCGAGCCGCCACCAACGCCTCTGAAGGCCAGCAAGCGATCGCCAAAGCCCTGCCGGCCGCGGCGGCGTCGCTGCTGCGACCGGCTGAACTGGAACTGATGCGTCAGCGCGTCCATGAACTGGCGGAGCCGCCGCCCTACCCCAGACTGCGAAAGGACGATTGGCTCGGTGCGGCGGCCATCTTCGCGCTCGTATTCGTCTCCACCTTTCCCGTGGTGTTGCCGTTCCTGTTCATGAGCCATCCCGCTAACGCCATTCGGCTATCGAACGGCATCGCGATCGCCCTGCTGTTCGTTACCGGATACTCGTTCGGCAAGTGCGCCGCTCTTCGACCGGTCCGTACGGGCGTTACGATGGTGTTGCTCGGTACCGCGATGGTGGGGCTGACCATGGCTCTGGGAGGCTGA
- a CDS encoding transglutaminase domain-containing protein — protein sequence MTRLAKPTHQFRTLVVSVLAFSFSGAGQLIAQPSNTAAPAADPKAVKAQLVEAFAALEDAAGQIPAETSDPVALIEKIGRDPATLFAWVRDNTHFAPYRGSLRGAAGVLQDRLGSSLDRSLLLAELLRAAGFEARLAQGAVTDAAKVAGAIRPIPANWLTSARPADASAELTAANQGAVAQNAAAAARVAKHSDELIKQLAASGLAPQKGQASQPAAIADVLADHWWVQLKQAEQWIDADPTLPTAKLGDRIADAKTTVASPSEDGKLKAIPAESVHTVDFKVVVERLEGGKLLEASPLTLSLRPAELQGKRVVYTHIPVAYKTPTTAPLPQQLQAMTAVSEYIPAFIIAGASTVNDAVTDAGQINSNPNLDRTAGMGKATGSTLGGLGGGLAGDSDTAQAAGIWTAEWLEMTVRTPGKPARTIRREVFDLVGPAARAKGAVTLSKLTDAVRLDRALTLVGETDILAFGAQPTQEFLASQYAQALLKAKRRVLATLDARIAAAGKDAKIKPIDFDPRTLALSPAWGAATGRFAVSPVAGDVYLDSTNVFTLARFTRATADGKVVRLTRTDLAVNDVAVRSGVDAFVTRVKQGVADTVVEAGVVETMDTLAGEQASKAINTVNLLEGPDAALVALPGRAADLSVWPTDARTRAEQSVAGGAVLIATAKPSASTVARLTGQVGWWKVDPATGSTIGVTGDGFHAATTERQQIENKVNGLLDIPFRLSVDEMKSYSQKEFIQMVCGGKGLNGLQLLRAFQNAARLHELILLL from the coding sequence ATGACTCGCCTTGCCAAACCAACCCATCAATTTCGCACGCTCGTTGTTTCGGTCCTCGCCTTCAGCTTTTCGGGAGCCGGCCAACTGATCGCGCAGCCGTCCAACACCGCCGCACCAGCGGCCGACCCCAAGGCCGTCAAGGCGCAGCTGGTCGAGGCGTTTGCCGCGCTCGAAGACGCCGCCGGGCAGATCCCCGCCGAGACGTCCGACCCGGTCGCGCTGATCGAGAAGATCGGCCGCGACCCTGCCACACTGTTCGCCTGGGTGCGCGACAACACGCACTTCGCCCCCTATCGCGGCTCCCTCCGCGGCGCGGCGGGTGTACTGCAGGATCGCCTGGGTTCAAGCCTGGACCGCAGCCTGCTGCTGGCCGAGCTGCTCCGCGCCGCCGGGTTTGAAGCGCGGCTCGCCCAGGGCGCGGTGACCGATGCCGCCAAGGTCGCGGGCGCGATCCGTCCGATCCCCGCGAACTGGCTGACGTCCGCGCGACCCGCCGATGCCAGCGCCGAACTGACGGCTGCGAATCAAGGCGCGGTCGCGCAGAACGCCGCCGCCGCGGCACGAGTGGCGAAGCATTCAGACGAACTCATCAAACAGCTTGCCGCGTCGGGCCTCGCACCGCAGAAGGGCCAGGCGTCTCAGCCCGCGGCCATCGCCGATGTGCTTGCCGATCACTGGTGGGTTCAACTCAAGCAAGCTGAACAGTGGATCGACGCCGACCCCACGCTTCCGACCGCCAAGCTCGGCGACCGCATCGCCGACGCCAAGACCACCGTCGCAAGTCCGAGCGAGGACGGCAAACTTAAGGCGATTCCGGCCGAATCGGTGCATACGGTCGACTTCAAGGTCGTTGTAGAACGGCTGGAAGGCGGCAAGCTGCTCGAAGCGTCGCCGCTCACGCTCTCGCTTCGCCCGGCCGAACTGCAGGGCAAACGCGTCGTCTACACGCATATCCCCGTCGCATACAAAACACCGACCACCGCCCCGCTGCCGCAGCAGCTCCAGGCGATGACCGCCGTCAGCGAGTACATCCCGGCGTTCATCATCGCCGGTGCGAGCACCGTGAACGACGCAGTCACCGACGCCGGACAGATCAACTCCAATCCCAACCTCGACCGCACCGCCGGCATGGGCAAGGCCACCGGCAGCACGCTCGGCGGATTGGGCGGCGGACTGGCCGGCGACAGCGACACGGCACAGGCTGCCGGCATCTGGACCGCCGAATGGCTGGAGATGACCGTCCGCACGCCGGGCAAACCGGCCCGGACGATCCGCCGCGAGGTGTTCGATCTTGTCGGCCCCGCGGCCCGTGCCAAGGGTGCAGTCACGCTGTCGAAGCTCACGGACGCCGTCCGGCTCGACCGCGCCCTGACGCTGGTCGGCGAGACCGACATCCTGGCGTTCGGCGCCCAGCCGACGCAGGAGTTCCTCGCCAGCCAGTACGCGCAGGCGCTGCTCAAGGCCAAGCGCCGCGTGCTGGCGACGCTCGATGCCCGCATCGCCGCAGCTGGCAAAGACGCGAAGATCAAGCCGATCGATTTCGACCCGCGCACGCTGGCGCTCTCGCCCGCGTGGGGCGCGGCCACCGGCCGGTTCGCCGTGAGCCCGGTCGCAGGAGACGTGTATCTCGATTCCACGAACGTTTTCACGCTCGCCCGCTTCACCCGCGCCACCGCCGACGGCAAGGTTGTTCGGCTCACCCGCACCGACCTGGCGGTCAACGATGTCGCGGTCCGTTCGGGCGTGGATGCGTTCGTAACCCGCGTGAAACAGGGCGTCGCCGATACGGTCGTCGAAGCCGGTGTGGTCGAGACGATGGATACCCTCGCCGGCGAGCAGGCGAGCAAGGCGATCAACACGGTGAACCTGCTTGAAGGGCCGGACGCCGCACTGGTTGCCCTCCCCGGCCGGGCAGCGGATTTGTCCGTCTGGCCGACGGATGCCCGCACCCGCGCCGAGCAGTCGGTCGCCGGTGGCGCAGTCCTGATCGCCACCGCCAAGCCGTCGGCGAGTACCGTCGCTCGGCTGACCGGCCAGGTCGGCTGGTGGAAGGTGGACCCGGCGACGGGTTCGACGATCGGTGTCACCGGCGACGGCTTCCACGCCGCCACCACCGAACGCCAGCAGATCGAGAACAAGGTCAACGGCCTGCTCGACATTCCGTTCCGTCTGAGCGTTGACGAGATGAAGAGCTACTCGCAGAAGGAGTTCATCCAGATGGTGTGCGGCGGCAAGGGTTTGAACGGCCTTCAACTGCTCCGCGCGTTTCAGAACGCCGCCCGATTGCACGAGCTGATCCTGCTGCTGTGA
- a CDS encoding calcium-binding protein, whose protein sequence is MRSILESIESRRLLSGSPIELESDGELEIKGTDAADTLAVVVNGTDATLLDVTLNGVTSQFKVALVKKIEASLGAGNDTATIGTGIAVKAELKGGSGDDSLTGGDGNDEIDGGDGVDTMTGGAGADKFKVTTGDVLTDFVAGTDTQVTQTVKPPKPPEPPKPPKPPEVKPVGPSVTLRKGEVKVLGTSGDDKLNVALNAIDATLLDVTLNGVTTQFKVADVKEIEAELRAGNDTAVIDNAVTIRSELDGGAGDDNLTGGGGKDTLYGGSGIDTLTGGGGADRFIVKLADTVTDFDALVDTKYLLPI, encoded by the coding sequence ATGCGCAGCATTTTGGAAAGCATCGAGTCTCGACGTCTGTTGTCGGGAAGCCCCATTGAACTCGAGTCCGATGGCGAACTGGAAATCAAAGGCACCGACGCCGCCGACACCCTTGCGGTGGTCGTCAACGGGACCGACGCGACACTGCTCGATGTCACGCTCAATGGCGTCACGTCGCAGTTCAAGGTCGCGCTGGTGAAGAAGATCGAGGCGTCGCTCGGTGCCGGCAACGACACCGCGACGATCGGCACCGGCATCGCCGTCAAGGCCGAGCTCAAAGGCGGCTCGGGCGATGACAGCCTGACCGGCGGCGACGGCAACGACGAAATCGACGGTGGAGACGGTGTCGACACCATGACCGGCGGCGCAGGCGCCGACAAGTTCAAGGTCACCACCGGCGACGTGCTGACCGACTTTGTTGCCGGCACCGACACACAGGTGACGCAGACCGTCAAGCCGCCCAAGCCGCCGGAACCCCCGAAGCCGCCGAAGCCCCCGGAAGTCAAGCCGGTCGGCCCCTCGGTGACGCTCAGGAAGGGCGAAGTGAAGGTGCTCGGCACCTCCGGCGATGACAAGCTCAACGTCGCCCTCAATGCGATCGACGCCACGCTGCTCGACGTCACCCTGAACGGCGTCACGACGCAGTTCAAGGTCGCCGACGTGAAGGAAATCGAAGCCGAGCTGCGAGCCGGCAACGACACTGCCGTCATCGACAACGCCGTCACCATCCGCTCGGAACTCGACGGCGGCGCCGGCGACGACAACCTCACCGGCGGCGGTGGGAAGGACACGCTTTACGGCGGTTCCGGCATCGACACCCTGACCGGCGGCGGTGGGGCCGATCGCTTCATCGTGAAGCTCGCCGACACCGTCACCGACTTCGACGCGCTGGTCGATACGAAGTACCTGCTGCCGATCTAA
- a CDS encoding CsgG/HfaB family protein produces MNRTLRNLSCVFAAGVLALGTGCAKTGESANRDQLTANVGVYPPPPGSNPVLRAAVPPFLEVAAPGNFSGDKQQLARIAGDQLTTLLDQTRRFEMVERTQVQQLLAEQNMEGIVRPDQMAKAGQVLGAQYLLIGKITSFRIKQEATETGINAGGLGGLLGGRFGGGETGYNQKNVQIKTQVGVDLRLVDPTNGKILVSKFSEFDRVDSAESLGINVMGFGGKNDAQIQVTEDDAGRVLRLAFDDAIKKMLPELDAKIAKLTKSPAAAPGTVTQPAKAPATPVAAAAAAEVPVPVSAPAVSAPAVSAPAVTPSAVSAKKFCPDCGEAIPAGARFCPKDGTKIE; encoded by the coding sequence GTGAATCGCACGCTTCGTAACCTTTCCTGTGTTTTTGCCGCAGGCGTCCTGGCTCTGGGCACCGGTTGTGCCAAGACCGGCGAGTCGGCCAACCGCGACCAGTTGACGGCCAATGTCGGCGTCTATCCCCCGCCGCCGGGCAGCAACCCGGTGCTTCGTGCCGCCGTTCCGCCGTTCCTGGAAGTTGCGGCGCCTGGCAATTTCTCCGGCGACAAGCAGCAGCTCGCCCGGATCGCCGGCGACCAATTGACGACCCTGCTCGACCAGACCCGTCGATTTGAAATGGTCGAGCGCACCCAGGTTCAGCAACTGCTGGCCGAACAGAACATGGAAGGCATCGTTCGCCCCGATCAGATGGCCAAGGCCGGCCAGGTGCTCGGGGCGCAGTACCTGCTGATCGGCAAGATCACCAGCTTCCGCATCAAGCAGGAAGCGACCGAAACCGGCATCAATGCCGGCGGTCTTGGCGGCCTGCTTGGCGGTCGCTTCGGTGGCGGCGAAACCGGTTACAACCAGAAGAACGTTCAGATCAAGACCCAGGTTGGCGTTGACCTTCGCCTGGTCGATCCGACCAATGGTAAGATCCTGGTGAGCAAGTTCTCGGAGTTCGATCGCGTGGACTCGGCCGAATCGCTGGGCATCAACGTGATGGGCTTCGGCGGGAAGAATGACGCGCAGATCCAGGTGACCGAAGACGACGCCGGCCGCGTGCTGCGGCTCGCGTTCGACGACGCCATCAAGAAAATGCTGCCGGAGTTGGATGCCAAGATCGCGAAGCTGACCAAGTCGCCGGCTGCCGCTCCAGGTACGGTTACCCAACCCGCCAAAGCACCCGCAACCCCGGTTGCGGCGGCGGCGGCGGCGGAAGTTCCGGTCCCTGTCTCAGCCCCCGCCGTTTCAGCCCCGGCTGTGTCGGCCCCCGCCGTCACCCCTTCGGCCGTCAGCGCCAAGAAGTTCTGCCCGGACTGTGGCGAAGCGATTCCTGCGGGTGCCCGGTTCTGCCCGAAGGATGGCACGAAAATCGAGTAG
- a CDS encoding BatA domain-containing protein, translating into MSGLTFLFSAALWALPLAGLPVLLHLLFRRKSQVVPFPTLRFVRASMQQTAARKKIRRWLLLLLRAVALLALIWAVAQPALMPSDVWASRGGNSAAAVIVVDTSYSMQLAADGSTLAGRADRTVRELLAGQLRGMKVAILRSQAAPADLADTTELQSQETFRDAATIQWSAPPPQPAVTPLADRVELAARLLAQQPVDDRWLIVVSDFQNREFPRAIPEPNGVRMVLIDLHPDDVRSASIASVRLNPEQPTPGLISEAVIDVAGRPRDARQVNVVSRSLDLEGGATHPPAPANLDDGGRARLRIPLAIPPAGFVAVEASLTSEQPLPWARSRRLLLQVPPRQNTAILDSPGMDDVTRRIELAMDPGGGRADAWPLSVRRASGLPADANVAVAVISDWPSVERARQLRDFAAAGNTVILFLRPGLEASWADLPQPQRDALSAILPGVPTAALLRSSTYTAAIASPADPVLDGLTDERFQIGGITARRLLPFDVLSPGAQPILNVADAATGGAGARPAGLLFRRSISGNASQAGTVFTFATLPDKRYSTLHLHPTFPPMLVQMALRPPTQSDATNVELGTPLTLSDARYLKYPELRLEGPGGTTTNVRPTTQDGRKVFRADPSDIAGLYTWRNPADDRAVAMANVQYPAAEADLSYTPAGKLLATGSSAVVVRSLGELADKFSALSQPVPQWQLPLAIVMALLCVEAFVGSAPRG; encoded by the coding sequence ATGTCCGGCCTGACCTTCCTCTTCTCCGCCGCCCTCTGGGCCCTGCCGTTGGCGGGGTTGCCGGTGCTGCTGCATCTGCTGTTTCGGCGCAAGAGCCAGGTGGTGCCATTCCCGACGCTGCGCTTCGTTCGCGCAAGCATGCAGCAGACCGCCGCACGGAAGAAGATCCGCCGTTGGCTGCTCCTGCTGCTGCGTGCGGTGGCGCTGCTGGCACTCATCTGGGCCGTCGCCCAGCCGGCGCTTATGCCGTCCGATGTCTGGGCAAGTCGGGGCGGAAACTCCGCGGCCGCTGTAATCGTCGTTGATACCAGCTACTCAATGCAGCTCGCCGCCGACGGTTCCACCCTTGCAGGGCGGGCCGATCGCACGGTGCGGGAACTGCTCGCCGGCCAGCTTCGCGGGATGAAGGTCGCGATCCTTCGATCGCAGGCCGCGCCCGCGGATCTCGCCGATACGACTGAGTTGCAATCCCAGGAAACCTTCCGCGACGCCGCGACTATCCAATGGTCGGCCCCGCCGCCGCAACCGGCGGTAACGCCACTGGCCGACCGCGTGGAACTCGCGGCCCGGCTGCTGGCCCAACAGCCGGTGGACGACCGCTGGCTGATCGTGGTCAGTGACTTCCAGAATCGCGAGTTCCCCCGCGCCATTCCCGAACCGAACGGCGTCCGGATGGTGTTGATCGATCTACACCCCGACGACGTCCGGTCGGCGTCGATCGCCAGCGTGCGACTGAACCCGGAGCAGCCGACACCCGGCCTGATAAGCGAAGCCGTCATTGATGTCGCCGGCCGACCACGTGACGCGCGGCAGGTCAACGTAGTCTCACGTTCGCTTGATCTGGAAGGCGGCGCAACCCATCCGCCTGCGCCGGCGAATCTTGACGACGGTGGCCGTGCGCGGTTGCGAATTCCTTTGGCGATCCCACCCGCTGGCTTTGTCGCGGTCGAGGCGTCGCTGACCAGCGAACAACCGCTGCCCTGGGCCCGGTCGCGGCGACTGCTGCTTCAGGTACCGCCGCGACAGAACACCGCCATCCTCGACTCGCCGGGAATGGACGACGTTACCCGGCGGATCGAACTTGCGATGGACCCCGGCGGCGGACGGGCCGACGCCTGGCCACTGTCCGTTCGGCGTGCGTCCGGCCTGCCGGCCGATGCGAACGTCGCCGTCGCCGTGATCAGCGACTGGCCGTCGGTCGAGCGAGCCCGACAGCTTCGCGACTTCGCCGCGGCGGGGAACACGGTCATTCTCTTTCTCCGCCCGGGCCTCGAAGCATCGTGGGCCGATCTGCCGCAACCGCAGCGCGATGCGCTTTCGGCAATCCTGCCCGGCGTACCGACGGCCGCGCTTCTGCGGTCGTCAACTTACACCGCAGCGATCGCCTCGCCGGCCGACCCGGTGCTCGACGGGCTGACGGACGAACGTTTCCAGATCGGCGGAATCACCGCACGGCGACTGCTGCCGTTCGACGTGCTTTCGCCCGGCGCGCAGCCGATCCTGAATGTCGCCGACGCAGCCACAGGCGGGGCCGGTGCCCGGCCGGCAGGACTGCTGTTCCGACGGTCGATCTCCGGCAACGCCTCGCAGGCCGGCACGGTCTTCACGTTCGCCACGCTGCCCGACAAGCGGTACAGCACCCTGCACCTGCACCCGACATTCCCGCCCATGCTCGTACAGATGGCGCTGCGGCCCCCGACGCAAAGCGATGCAACGAATGTCGAGCTGGGTACCCCGCTGACCCTCTCTGATGCCAGGTATTTGAAGTACCCGGAGCTTCGCCTCGAAGGACCCGGCGGCACGACAACGAACGTCCGACCGACGACCCAGGACGGGCGAAAAGTCTTCCGCGCCGATCCCTCCGATATCGCCGGGCTCTACACCTGGCGAAACCCGGCCGACGATCGCGCGGTGGCGATGGCAAACGTTCAGTACCCTGCCGCCGAGGCCGACCTGTCCTACACGCCGGCCGGCAAACTCCTCGCCACGGGAAGCTCGGCGGTCGTCGTCCGATCGTTGGGGGAACTGGCGGACAAGTTTTCCGCCCTCAGCCAGCCGGTCCCACAGTGGCAGCTTCCCCTGGCGATCGTGATGGCGCTGCTGTGTGTCGAAGCGTTCGTCGGATCAGCACCGCGGGGATAG